In the Sandaracinus amylolyticus genome, GTGCGCGCGCCGGGCGCGGGTGGCCGCGAAGGCGACGACGGCGGCGGCGGTGGTGGCGCGGGCGGGACGATCTTCCTCGAGGCGCCGAGCGTGGTGATCGACGGTGCGGTCGTCGCGAACGGCGGCGGCGGCGGCGGCGGCGACAGCGATCTGATCAACAACGCCGATCACGGCGAGCGCGGGCGCGACGACGCGGCGCGCGCCGACGGCGGCGACGGTGCGGGCGGCGGCGATGGGGGCCGCGGCGGCGCAGGCGGCGAGCTCGCGGGCGAGAACGGCGAGAACGGCAACGGCGGCGGCGGCGGTGGTGGCGCGGCAGGGCGCGTCCGCATCCTCACGCGCACCGGTGCGTCGTCGGGCGCGGGCGTGCGCTCGCCGAGCGCGGCGGGCGGCTACGGCGAGGGCGTCGCGTCGTCGAGCTGATCGCGATGTCGAGAGTCTCTTCACGCTCGCTCGCGATCCTCTCGCTCGTCGTCGCGATCGTGCTCGCGCTCGGATCGGCCGCGGGCTTCGTCCCGCGCGCCGATGCCGACGACGGAGTGCGTGCGTGCCAGCGCCGCGATCGCGGTCGCTCGGCACGACGTGGCGGTCGCACCCATCGGCGGCGCGCCCGCCGGCCGCGACTGACCGCCGCACAGCGCCGGCAGATCCAGCGCTGGCACCAGCGCGCGAGCCGCAGCGAGGTGCGCGCGTGGTCGCGCCTCGATCCGCCGCCGCTCGTGTTCCATCCGCTGCGTCAGCGCGAGCACATCGCGCTCGTGCCGGCGGGCGTCGAGGGCGGCTTCGAGACCGACGATCTCGTCCTCGCGCAGCAGGCGTTCGCGTCGCGCGAGGGCTCGATGCACGACGTCCATCCTCGCCTGCTCGGGCTCGTGTACCGCGCGGTCCGGCACTTCGAGGTGCCCTACGTGCACGTCGTCAGCGGCTATCGCGACGGGCGCGCGACGAGCCGTCATTCGCAGGGTCGCG is a window encoding:
- a CDS encoding YcbK family protein; the protein is MSRVSSRSLAILSLVVAIVLALGSAAGFVPRADADDGVRACQRRDRGRSARRGGRTHRRRARRPRLTAAQRRQIQRWHQRASRSEVRAWSRLDPPPLVFHPLRQREHIALVPAGVEGGFETDDLVLAQQAFASREGSMHDVHPRLLGLVYRAVRHFEVPYVHVVSGYRDGRATSRHSQGRAIDFVLPGVSDRRLAAYLRPQGFVGVGIYPVSGFVHLDVRARSYFWSDGSGPSEPTRERAILAAQTSRYDAAARRRGEESVPDLEVGHDEEEIEEEESAAPEVADEATPPPDAGVSAG